The stretch of DNA AGCGATTCCAGCCATTCCAGGAAGGCACGGTCCTCCGTCACCCAGTGGGCGAGCCGCTCCCAACCGTTGATCAGCGCCTCGTGGGCGAGTTCCACCGTCTCTTCGCCCTCGGCGTTGCGCCCGGTGACCAGCAGGCGGGTGGTCGCGAGCTGCTGGGCGATCCGCCACTCCTCCTCGCCGAGTTCACCGCGCAGGGCCGTACGGCGGGTCGCGGCCGCGGCGCCGATCGGGACGCGGATCAGTCGGGTGAACAGGCGGCGGGCGGCAGCTTCGTCCGCGGCCCGGAGCTGCTCCGCCCACACCTGGTCCGCGTGCGCGCTCAATGCGCCGGTGACACCACCGAGTTCCCGGTAGGCCTGATAGCTCAGCAAGCCGCCGCGCTGGCCCTGCCAGAGCAGGTCGAGGGTGAAGCCGAGCAGTGGCAGAGCACCCGGCTCGGTGCCGGTGTCCTCCAGGATGCGGTCGACCAGGGCGGGTTCGTACCGCACTCCGGGGGTCGCGTCGATCGGGGCGGCCACCACCTCGCGAAGCCGGTCGGGGCCGAGCGGCCCGAGCGCGTGGATGCGCCGGCTGAGGAGCGGGCCCAACCGGGGGTGGGCCAGCACGAGTTCGAGGAAGTCGGCCCGCAGGGTGGTCAGGACACGGACGGTACGCGGCAGCGCCTCGTCGAACAGCACCTCGGCCAGCCCGTCGACGGCGGCGGGGGCGAGGGCCAGCAGCTCCTCGAACTGGTCCACCACCACCAGCAGCCGGTCACAGTCGCGCACCTCCAGCACCCGGGCCACCACGTCGGCCAGTCCGCCGCCGGCCAGCCGCTCCGCCAGCTCGGCGATCCAGGTCAGCCGTCGGGTCTCCGGGGCCTGTGGCAGTCCGGGGTCCAGCAACGGCAGGAGCCCGGCGGCGAGGGCGGTCAGCGGGCTGCTGCCCGAGGCGGGTCGCACCACCACCACCTCGGCACCCGTCGCCCGGAGCAGCGGGACGACCCCGGCCAGGGCCACCGACGACTTCCCGGATCCGGAGGCACCGACGATGCTCACCCACTGCTCGGCGAGCAGCGCCGAGGCCAGCTCCGCGCTCTCGGCCCGCCTGCCGTGGAACAACGCGGCGTCCGCCTCCCGGTACGCGGCCAGCCCGCGGAACGGGGAGGGCGGCAGGGCCAGCTCGCGCAACTCGGGCCAGGCCCGAAGCAGCCCGGCGGTGGGGATCAGATAGCTGACCGGTGGCAGACCCGACTCGGCGACCGCCATCATGCCGACCACGCCGACGAGTTGCTCATCCCAGGCCGGGCCACCACTGAAGCCCCGGGAGACCGGGTAGCCCCGCCCCGCGAGATCGGCCTGCACCCACCCGTGGGCCTGCTCCGCCCGCAGCACACCCGCGTGCCAGACCCCACCCGGGCGGCCGGCCGGGAAACCGAAGGCGCGGACGGGGTGCTCCCAGACCTCCTCCGCCTCGATCAGCCGCACCGGCCGGCCACCGGGCAGCGGGACCTCCAACCGCAGCACCGCCACGTCCCCACCGCCGGACACCCGGGCCGGCAGCCAGCGTTCGACGCTCGCGGCCACGCCCGCACCGTCCGCATCGGCGACAGCCCGCAACGGCAGATCCACCTCCAGCCGGGCGGCAGTCGCCGGCCGCTCCTGCGGCCGCAGCCCGAGGGCCGCCGACACCACGTGCGCACAGGTCAACGCCAGGTCCGGAGCGACCAGGAAGCCCAACCCCACCGCCTCGCCCCGACCGTCCCGCACCCGCAGCACCGCCGAGTTGAGGGCCTTCGGGCCGATCCCCTCGGCCGGGCTCATGCCGTCGGCTCCGCCTGCGCGGTGCCGGTGGCCGAGGCCGGGCTCTCATCCGACGAGGGGGGTGCCGCCGACGGGCGGTGCCAGGTGAGCGAGACCTTGAAGTTGGCCTGGGCCGCCGTGCTGGAGATGATCACGTCGGCCGCAGCCGAGAGCGACACCCCGAACTCCAGGCCGAGCTCGTCGGGCGCGTGCACCATCCCACGGAAGCCGTCGACGAAGCCCTGCGCGACCGGCCGGATCCCGGCCACCATCTCCCCGAGCGAACGGGTGGCCCGGGCCACCACCTGCCCCGGCCGCGCCACCTGGACCAGCCCGTCCTCGCCGGCCGGCGAGATCTCGACCCGCACCAAGTCCTGCGCCCCGCCGCCGACATCGACGGGCAACTCCACGTGGTACACGACGCCTCCCCCTGAGACCTCCCGGCCCTCCGCCGGGAAGGTCGCGCCCGAACGTACAGCAGCACGCGGAGCGTCGGGTACCGAACACGGAAACGCCCGGCTTGACCCGGCCGGTAGGTTGCGATCATGGACGAACAGAGCGAGCAGCACCACGAACAGGGCGGGACCGGCGCGGGTGGCCGGAGGGCCGACGGCAGTGCCGGGGACACCGACTACGGCCGGATCGGCGCCGGCTACACCGACTACCGGCAGCCGGATCCGCGGATCGCGGCGGCGATCCGGCGGGCCCTCGGGGAGGCGAAGACGGTGCTCAACGTCGGGGCCGGGGCCGGGTCGTACGAGCCCACCGACGCCGAGGTGACGGCGGTGGAGCCCTCCGCCTCGATGCGGGCGCAGCGGCCCGCCCACCTGCCGGCCGCCGTGGACGCGGTGGCGGAGCGGCTGCCGTTCGAGGACGACGCGTTCGACGCCGCGATGACCACCTTCAGCGTGCACCAGTGGAGCGATGTCCGGGCGGGGCTGCGGGAGTTGCGCCGGGTCACCCGAGGGCCAGTGGTGGTCCTGACCTGCGACCCGGCACTGGTACGGGAGTTCTGGCTGTACGAGTACGCGCCGCTGGTGCTGGACACCGAGGCCCGGCGCTACCCGGCCGTCGCCGAGCTGGCCGAGGCGCTCGGCGGGGAGGTGACGGTCGAGCCGGTGGTGATCCCGGCCGACTGCACCGACGGCTTCAACGAGGCGTACTTCGCCCGCCCCGAGCGGCTGTTGGACCCGGGTGCCCGGCAGGCCTGCTCGGCCTGGAGCTTCGTCGAGCCCCAGGTGCGGGAGGAGTACACCGAGCGCCTGGCCGAGGCGATCGCCTCCGGCGCCTGGGATGAGCGGCACGGCGCCCTCCGCGACCTCCCGGGCTACGACGGTTCGCTGGTCCTGGTCCGCGCCCTCCCCTGAGCGGGTCCGAGCCCGTGGCCGGCCCGGTCGGCCGGCCACGGCACCGCCCCGGAACGAGCCGCTCAGACCTGCGCCCGCTCCGCCGCGCTCTGTCAGATGTCGCGCTCCGCCGCGCTCTGTTAGATGTCGCGCTCCGCCGCGAAGTGGCAGGCCGAGTGGTGCAGCGCCTCCCCCGCCATCCCCTCGGGGACGGCGAGCAGCGGTTCCTCCTCGCCGCACCGCGGCTGCGCCTTCCAGCAGCGGGTCCGGAAGCGGCAGCCGGAGGGCGGGTTGGCCGGGGAGGGGAGGTCGCCGGAGAGGATGATCCGCTGCCGGTCCGCCCGGCCGACCGGGTCCGGGACGGGGACGGCGGAGAGCAGGGCCTGGGTGTAGGGGTGGGTCGGGTGCTCGTAGATCTGTTCCTCGGTGCCGATCTCGACCATCTTGCCGAGGTACATCACCCCGACCCGGTCCGAGATGTGGCGGACGATCGAGAGGTCGTGCGCTATGAAGAGGTACGAGAGGTCGAACTCGCTCTGCAGCTGGTCCAGCAGGTTGATCACCTGGGCCTGGACCGAGACGTCCAGCGCGGAGACCGGTTCGTCGCAGATAATGATCTCCGGCTTGAGCGCCAACCCCCGTGCGATGCCGATGCGTTGGCGCTGCCCGCCGGAGAACTGGTGCGGATAGCGGTTGATGTACTCGGGGTTGAGGCCGACCACCGCCAGCAGGTCCTGAACCGCCTTGCGGCGGCTCCCCTTCGGCGCCACCTCCGGATGGATCTCGAACGGTTCGCCGATGATGTCGCCGACCGTCATCCGGGGGTTGAGCGAGGTGTAGGGGTCCTGGAAGACCAGCTGGATGTTGCGGCGCACCGCTTTGAGCGCCCTGCCGCTCAGGCCGGTGATGTCCTGGCCCTTGTAATGCACCTGGCCCGCCGTCGCCCGCTCCAGGTTCATCAGCACCTTGGCGACCGTGGACTTCCCGCAGCCCGACTCGCCGACGAGGCCGAGCGTCTCGCCCCGGTGCAGGTCGAAGGAGATCCCGTCCACCGCCTGCACCGCGCCGATCCGGCGCTTGAAGACGATGCCCTGGGTCAGCGGGAAGTGCTTGACCAGGCCGTCGACCCTCAGGATGGGCTCAGCCACGGTGGGTCTCCTTCCAGAAGTGGCAGGCGCTGTGCCGCCCGGCCAGGCCGATGCCCTCCTCGTCCGACACCGCCTGGAGCAGCGGCAGTTCCTCCCGGCACCGGTCGGCGGCCTGCTCGCAGCGCGGGTTGAACGCGCAACCGGCCGGGATCTGCAGCAGGCTGGGCGGCAGCCCCTGGATGGCGTACAGGTCCTGGCCGCGCTGGTCGAGCCGGGGGATCGAACGGAGCAGGCCCTTGGTGTACGGATGCGCGGGCCGGGCGTACAGCTCGTACACCGGGGCGGTCTCGACGATCCTCCCGGCGTACATCACCGCGATCTTGTCGGCCACGTCCGCCACCACGCCGAGGTCGTGGGTGATCAGGATCAGGCCCATCCGGTACTCGGCCTGCAACTCCGCCAACAGGTCCATCACCTGGGCCTGCACGGTCACGTCGAGCGCCGTGGTGGGCTCGTCCGCGATGATCAGATCCGGCCCGAGGGCCAGCGCCATCGCGATCATGATGCGCTGGCGCATGCCGCCGGAGAACTGGTGCGGGTAGTCGCCCACCCGCTGCCGGGCCGCCGGGATCCGCACCCGGTCCATCAGCTCGACCGCCTTGGCGAGGGAGTCCCGCTTCGACATCCCCTCGTGCACGCGGAAGACCTCGCCGAGCTGCCACCCCACCGAGAAGACCGGGTTGAGCGCGGAGAGCGCGTCCTGGAAGATCATGGCGATCTTCCGGCCCCGGACGGACCGGCGCTGCTCCGCCGGCATGGCGAGCAGGTCCTCGCCCCGGTAGCGCACCTGGCCGCCGGTGATCCGCCCGGGCGGGGTGTCCAGGATGCCCATGATGGCCTGCGCGGTGACCGACTTGCCGGAGCCGGATTCGCCGAGCACCGCCAGCGTCTCGCCCGCGTCCACGCTGTAGCTGACGCCGTTGACGGCCTTGGCGATCCCGTCGCGGGTCTTGAACTCCACCTGCAGGCCGTCGACTTCGAGCAGCGGCGGCCCGGCCGCCGGAGTGTCCTGCACTGACGTGCTCATCGCCCACCCTCTTCCGCCGTCGCCGGCCCAGCCGTCGCCGCCATCACCGTCAACTCCATTCCGGTCACCGGAGCTTGGGGTCGAGGGCGTCGCGCACCCCGTCGCCGACGAAGATGAAGCCGAGCGTGGTCAGCACCACCGCGAGCGAGGGGAGCATCCACATGTAGTCGTCCACGCCGATGAACCCGCGCCCGGCCGCGAGCATGTTGCCCCACTCCGGCACCTCGGGGCTCACGCCGACGCCGAGGAAGGAGAGCGAGGCCTCCGCGACCACCGCCGTGCCGACGTTGAAGGTGCCGTAGATGATCACCGGCGCGATCGAGTTCGGCAGGATGTGCCGGACGATCACCCGCAGGTGCCCGGCCCCCAGCGCCCGCGCGGCGTGCACGTAGTCCATCTCCCGGGCGGAGAGCACCGAACTGCGCAGCAGGCGCGCGACGGTGGCCCAGCCGAAGATCGCGAGCGAGAGCACCACCGGCCAGATGCCGCGGCCGGTCACGGTGATGATGATGATCGCGCCGATCAGCAGCGGGAAGGCGAAGAAGATGTCCGCACCCCGCATCACCACGGTGTCGTAGGCCCGGCCGAAGTACCCGGCCAGCGCACCTAGCACGATGCCGATGATCAGGGTCAGCAGGATGGACACCAGGCCGACGATCACCGCGATCCGCGTCCCGTAGACCACCCGCGAGAGCTGGTCGCGCCCCAGCGCGTCGGTGCCGAACAGGTGGGCGCCGGTGGGGGCTTCGATGGTGTGCATGAGGTCCTGCTTGAGCGGGTCGTAGGGTGCTATCCAGGGCGCGAAGGCCGCCGTCACCAGCAGGGCGACCACCAGCACCAGGCCGAGCAGCGCCAGCCGGTTGGCGGCGAAGCGGTGCCAGACCTCCTGCCACTCCCGGACCACCCGGATCGCGGGCTCGCCGTCCGGTGCCCCGCTCGCCCGTCCGGGCGAGGCGGTCGTCGTCTCGTCAGTCATCTCCGCACGCCCTCAGCTCAGCCGGATTCGGGGGTCGAGCATCGCGTACATCAGGTCGACCACCAGGTTGAGCACCACGAAGATGCCGACGCCCCAGGTGGCCACCCCGACCACGACCGGATTGTTCTGCTGCTGGATCGCGGTGGACATCGCCATCCCCACGCCGTCCCAGTTGAAGATGGTCTCGGTGATGATGGCGCCGCCCAGCAGGCTGCCGAACGAGATGCCGATGTAGGTGACCACCGGGATCACCGAGTTGCGCAGCACGTGCTTGAGCAGCACCTGGCGGCGCGGCACGCCCTTGGCGATGGCGGTCTTCACGTAGTCGGCCCGCAGCACCTCCAGCATCGTGCCGCGCATCAGCCGGGCGACGAGCGCCGCGTCGATGACGGCCAGCGTGATCGCGGGCAGGATCACCTGCACCGGGTCGCTCGCGTCGCCGATCACCGGCACCCACTTGAGCTGCACGGCGAAGAGGTTGAGCAGCAGCATGCCGATCACGAAGGTGGGGAAGCCGACCAGCACGGTGGTGACGAGCGTGACGGCGGTGTCCCAGATCGAGTACCGCCGCAGGGCCGCGAGCGCACCGACCCCGGCGCCGATCAGCACGTCGAAGACGATCGCCGCGACGGCCAGTTTGGAGGTGTTGACCAGCTTCGGGCCGAGGATCTCGGAGACCGGGCGGCGCTGGATGTAGTCCTCGCCCATGTCGCCCTGGGCGAGGTGCCCGATGTACGTGACGTACTGCACGGCCAGCGGCTTGTCGAGCCCGTAGTGCTCGCGCAGCTGCTTGACCACGGCGGGGTCGCGGGCGCGCTCGCTGCCGGCCAGCGAGCCGACCGGGTCGCCCGGGATGACGAACAGGCAGGCGAAGAGGATCAGCGTCGCGCCGAGCAGCACGACGACCATCTGGCCGAGCCTTCGCAGTAGATACCTTCCCATGGTGGTGCCCTCCCTCTGGATCACGGCGAAGTGGCGGCCTCCGCCCCGGCCGCACCACAGGGGCTGCGGTGCGGCCGGGAGCTGCGGAGCAGCGCTACTTCTGCGAGACCTTGGCCAGGGTCGGGTTCTCGTTGAAGTCGTAGGTCAGATTGGCCCACTTCTCGTTGTTGGCGACGCGCTGCTGGCTGCGATTCCAGAGCGGGATGAGCGCCAGGTCGTCGCCGATCGCGATCTTCTCGGCCTGCTGGTACAGCTTGGTGCGCGCGGCCAGGTCCTTGGTGGCGGTGGCCTGGTGGAGCAGCGCGTCGAAGGCCGGGTTGCTGTAGCGGCCGCGGTTGTCGCCCTGGACCTTGTGGGTGACCGGGTCCTCGTTGATCGAGGTGGTGGCCAGCAGCGGGTTCAGGAAGTTGCCCGGGGTCGGGTAGTCGGCGCCCCAGGCGAAGCGGTAGATCCCGGTGGCGTCCGGGCTCTTCTCCTTGTCCAGCAGCTGCGCGAACGGCTTGCCGTCGATCTGCACGTCGAGGCCGAGCACGTCCTTGAGCTGCGCCGCCACGGCCTGCACCCAGGCATCGTGCCCGGCACCGGTGTTGTAGCCGAAGTAGAGCTTGGTGCCCGGGGTCAGCCCGGCCTGGGCGGCGAGCTGCTTGGCCTTCTCCTTGTCCTGCTTGGCGCAGCTGGCGCAGACCCCCTTCTGGTAGGCGTCGGTGAAGACCGGCGGTATCAGCGAGTCGGCCGCGGTGTAGAAGCCCTTGAACACGCCCTGCACGATGGCGTTGCGGTCGATCGCGTAGGAGATCGCCTCCCGCGCCTCCTTGCTCTTCATCGGCCCGTTGGCGAGCATCGGCAGCAGGTAGTTCATGCCGTTGGCGTTCCACTGGTACCAGTCACCCTTGGGGTTGTACGTGGCCTTGGCCGCCGTGAGCTGCTCGGTGGGCATCCGGGCCCAGTCGAACTGGGCCGCCTGGAAGCCCTGGTACTCCAACTGGGCGGCGTTGGTCGCGTTGAGGATGGAGATCTCGACTCGGTCCAGGTGGGCCTTGGTGAGGCCGTAGCCGTCGTTGCGGACCAGCGTGATCTTGCCGTTGTGCTGCCAGGGGCCGTCCATCTTGAACGGGCCGTTGCCGATCGGCTGGTCGTTGTACGCCTTGTTGTCGCCCGCGCCCGCCACCGTCGGCACCGGGCTGAACACGGTGTGGAACGTCCGGACGTCGAACTCGCAGTCGGGGATGGCCATCTTGACCACCAGCGTGGTGGCGTCCGGCGCCGTGAGGCCCCGGAAGCCGGTGGCGTTGCCCGTGTTGAGCTCCTTGAACCCGTCGATCTCACCCAGGTGGTAGGCCACGTCGGAGGCCGTGGCCTTGGCCGCCGCCCGGGTCCAGCCCCGCACGAAGGCCGCCGCGTCCACCGGCTCGCCGTTGCTGAAGGTGGTGCCGCCCTTGATC from Kitasatospora sp. MMS16-BH015 encodes:
- a CDS encoding CU044_2847 family protein, translated to MYHVELPVDVGGGAQDLVRVEISPAGEDGLVQVARPGQVVARATRSLGEMVAGIRPVAQGFVDGFRGMVHAPDELGLEFGVSLSAAADVIISSTAAQANFKVSLTWHRPSAAPPSSDESPASATGTAQAEPTA
- a CDS encoding ABC transporter permease — protein: MTDETTTASPGRASGAPDGEPAIRVVREWQEVWHRFAANRLALLGLVLVVALLVTAAFAPWIAPYDPLKQDLMHTIEAPTGAHLFGTDALGRDQLSRVVYGTRIAVIVGLVSILLTLIIGIVLGALAGYFGRAYDTVVMRGADIFFAFPLLIGAIIIITVTGRGIWPVVLSLAIFGWATVARLLRSSVLSAREMDYVHAARALGAGHLRVIVRHILPNSIAPVIIYGTFNVGTAVVAEASLSFLGVGVSPEVPEWGNMLAAGRGFIGVDDYMWMLPSLAVVLTTLGFIFVGDGVRDALDPKLR
- a CDS encoding ABC transporter ATP-binding protein, yielding MSTSVQDTPAAGPPLLEVDGLQVEFKTRDGIAKAVNGVSYSVDAGETLAVLGESGSGKSVTAQAIMGILDTPPGRITGGQVRYRGEDLLAMPAEQRRSVRGRKIAMIFQDALSALNPVFSVGWQLGEVFRVHEGMSKRDSLAKAVELMDRVRIPAARQRVGDYPHQFSGGMRQRIMIAMALALGPDLIIADEPTTALDVTVQAQVMDLLAELQAEYRMGLILITHDLGVVADVADKIAVMYAGRIVETAPVYELYARPAHPYTKGLLRSIPRLDQRGQDLYAIQGLPPSLLQIPAGCAFNPRCEQAADRCREELPLLQAVSDEEGIGLAGRHSACHFWKETHRG
- a CDS encoding ABC transporter ATP-binding protein; this translates as MAEPILRVDGLVKHFPLTQGIVFKRRIGAVQAVDGISFDLHRGETLGLVGESGCGKSTVAKVLMNLERATAGQVHYKGQDITGLSGRALKAVRRNIQLVFQDPYTSLNPRMTVGDIIGEPFEIHPEVAPKGSRRKAVQDLLAVVGLNPEYINRYPHQFSGGQRQRIGIARGLALKPEIIICDEPVSALDVSVQAQVINLLDQLQSEFDLSYLFIAHDLSIVRHISDRVGVMYLGKMVEIGTEEQIYEHPTHPYTQALLSAVPVPDPVGRADRQRIILSGDLPSPANPPSGCRFRTRCWKAQPRCGEEEPLLAVPEGMAGEALHHSACHFAAERDI
- a CDS encoding serine protease — protein: MSPAEGIGPKALNSAVLRVRDGRGEAVGLGFLVAPDLALTCAHVVSAALGLRPQERPATAARLEVDLPLRAVADADGAGVAASVERWLPARVSGGGDVAVLRLEVPLPGGRPVRLIEAEEVWEHPVRAFGFPAGRPGGVWHAGVLRAEQAHGWVQADLAGRGYPVSRGFSGGPAWDEQLVGVVGMMAVAESGLPPVSYLIPTAGLLRAWPELRELALPPSPFRGLAAYREADAALFHGRRAESAELASALLAEQWVSIVGASGSGKSSVALAGVVPLLRATGAEVVVVRPASGSSPLTALAAGLLPLLDPGLPQAPETRRLTWIAELAERLAGGGLADVVARVLEVRDCDRLLVVVDQFEELLALAPAAVDGLAEVLFDEALPRTVRVLTTLRADFLELVLAHPRLGPLLSRRIHALGPLGPDRLREVVAAPIDATPGVRYEPALVDRILEDTGTEPGALPLLGFTLDLLWQGQRGGLLSYQAYRELGGVTGALSAHADQVWAEQLRAADEAAARRLFTRLIRVPIGAAAATRRTALRGELGEEEWRIAQQLATTRLLVTGRNAEGEETVELAHEALINGWERLAHWVTEDRAFLEWLESLRRDLAVREESGRTAPPAITLPDPAGRWETERSADLSAAELAHLAAVRAHRRARTRRRRAVVSVVAVLTALALVSSTLLVASRRESSVRESMATSRALAQASVDVASSDPARSVMLAIAAYRTSPTQEARNQLLRTYLAYSGDGRLVSGLLGTVGHVVTSRDGNVVLASSYDGRATLFVHAATGTVRSFQVPSVGQVQYPMVSEDGRRAAYLQEDGKAVWFHVDAEGGQPVGQLRPLPAAPGASVGADKGLRPSMSVDGTRIVARVLDHLVWWDLDHDALIRTSPAPKDGGGDNGPLWVGADDRTLLLRRTGGGKDNSGLLAYDRTPVPPALSSRGWMTSSSPPTAPQPSYVAAAPTRRR
- a CDS encoding class I SAM-dependent methyltransferase — encoded protein: MDEQSEQHHEQGGTGAGGRRADGSAGDTDYGRIGAGYTDYRQPDPRIAAAIRRALGEAKTVLNVGAGAGSYEPTDAEVTAVEPSASMRAQRPAHLPAAVDAVAERLPFEDDAFDAAMTTFSVHQWSDVRAGLRELRRVTRGPVVVLTCDPALVREFWLYEYAPLVLDTEARRYPAVAELAEALGGEVTVEPVVIPADCTDGFNEAYFARPERLLDPGARQACSAWSFVEPQVREEYTERLAEAIASGAWDERHGALRDLPGYDGSLVLVRALP
- a CDS encoding ABC transporter substrate-binding protein encodes the protein MKLTKALQWTAVAAATALAVSACGGSAPKPNPSTAAKDGGTFRMGIVEPVAIDPDNSQESEGNLVTENLFTGLTSVSVDGKISNALAESRTPNVDCSQWTFKIKGGTTFSNGEPVDAAAFVRGWTRAAAKATASDVAYHLGEIDGFKELNTGNATGFRGLTAPDATTLVVKMAIPDCEFDVRTFHTVFSPVPTVAGAGDNKAYNDQPIGNGPFKMDGPWQHNGKITLVRNDGYGLTKAHLDRVEISILNATNAAQLEYQGFQAAQFDWARMPTEQLTAAKATYNPKGDWYQWNANGMNYLLPMLANGPMKSKEAREAISYAIDRNAIVQGVFKGFYTAADSLIPPVFTDAYQKGVCASCAKQDKEKAKQLAAQAGLTPGTKLYFGYNTGAGHDAWVQAVAAQLKDVLGLDVQIDGKPFAQLLDKEKSPDATGIYRFAWGADYPTPGNFLNPLLATTSINEDPVTHKVQGDNRGRYSNPAFDALLHQATATKDLAARTKLYQQAEKIAIGDDLALIPLWNRSQQRVANNEKWANLTYDFNENPTLAKVSQK
- a CDS encoding ABC transporter permease, which translates into the protein MGRYLLRRLGQMVVVLLGATLILFACLFVIPGDPVGSLAGSERARDPAVVKQLREHYGLDKPLAVQYVTYIGHLAQGDMGEDYIQRRPVSEILGPKLVNTSKLAVAAIVFDVLIGAGVGALAALRRYSIWDTAVTLVTTVLVGFPTFVIGMLLLNLFAVQLKWVPVIGDASDPVQVILPAITLAVIDAALVARLMRGTMLEVLRADYVKTAIAKGVPRRQVLLKHVLRNSVIPVVTYIGISFGSLLGGAIITETIFNWDGVGMAMSTAIQQQNNPVVVGVATWGVGIFVVLNLVVDLMYAMLDPRIRLS